The Arachis duranensis cultivar V14167 chromosome 2, aradu.V14167.gnm2.J7QH, whole genome shotgun sequence genome has a window encoding:
- the LOC107475100 gene encoding uncharacterized protein LOC107475100, with translation MASSNTPSETPTSQEQGSTPDPPIGTQKNSNREKTDPAWGHCKQVLDKGKTALVCIYCEKLIRGGGINRVKHHLAGKGGDIEACRKVPAVVRHQFNQNIEDLRTKKRKTQEEYAESYGACDDVEREFNEIEPTPGAQPSIKSVLQSKEIVEKCDIAIARWMMDASVPFNAVNSAYYQPMIDAIANMGAGYKGPNYQRVRGYLLSKLVEDVKKMIEGYRVMTDNAANYVAAGRLLESEFPRLYWSPCAAHCINLILQDIGKFVEVTETVSQASMITKYIYNHCHPLYLMRQFTGGREILRPAPTRFATNFIALQSILAQKDALRAMVTSREWTSSAYSKEAKAKKFVDQVLDSKFWNQCTDIVKLTEPLVHVLRIVDSEDRAAMGFLYQAMYKAREDMVKRFQKRKRVVEPYLKILDSQFDKHKDTISGLLDVIERYAYGDADLITKLTSEKRIFKNAEGDFGRQSAIRERSTVMPDQWWESYGCGAPNLQKLAIRVLSQTCSSSGCERNWSIFEHIHSKKRNRLEHQKLNDLVYVHYNLRLQQRNRMRKQSYDPICLDAFEDHSEWIMEDSPPFLTPEEVDALRNDLTNMSLQSALDDLDELNLEDDRDDGEANNTSVENANQNETNQDVAPDLSDEERFPDFEVTPWI, from the exons ATGGCTTCATCAAATACACCATCAGAAACACCAACTTCTCAGGAACAAGGATCAACTCCTGATCCTCCAATTGGAACCCAAAAAAATAGTAACAGAGAAAAAACTGATCCTGCATGGGGCCATTGTAAACAAGTTTTGGATAAAGGAAAAACTGCTTTGGTATGTATTTATTGCGAGAAGCTTATTAGAGGTGGAGGAATTAACCGGGTTAAGCATCATTTGGCTGGAAAAGGCGGAGATATTGAGGCATGTCGAAAGGTGCCAGCTGTGGTGAGGCACCAATTCAATCAAAATATTGAAGATCTTCGaaccaagaaaaggaaaactcaAGAAGAATATGCAGAAAGTTATGGTGCTTGTGATGACGTTGAAAGGGAATTTAATGAGATTGAAC CAACACCTGGAGCTCAACCAAGTATTAAAAGTGTTCTCCAAAGCAAAGAAATTGTGGAGAAGTGTGATATTGCTATTGCAAGATGGATGATGGATGCCTCTGTGCCATTCAATGCGGTTAATTCAGCTTATTATCAACCGATGATCGATGCTATTGCAAACATGGGTGCAGGGTATAAAGGGCCAAATTACCAAAGAGTTCGTGGATATTTGTTGAGTAAATTGGTTGAAGATGTAAAGAAGATGATTGAAGGTTATCGTGTGATGACGGATAATGCTGCAAATTACGTTGCTGCTGGAAGGTTGTTGGAATCGGAGTTTCCTAGATTGTATTGGTCTCCTTGTGCGGCACATTGTATTAATCTGATATTGCAGGATATTGGGAAGTTTGTGGAAGTGACTGAAACTGTGTCACAAGCTTCAATGATTacgaaatatatatataatcactgCCATCCTTTGTACTTGATGAGGCAGTTCACAGGCGGCCGAGAAATACTTCGTCCAGCTCCAACTCGATTTGCTACTAATTTCATTGCTTTGCAAAGTATTTTGGCTCAAAAGGATGCGTTGAGAGCTATGGTGACATCTAGAGAATGGACAAGTTCAGCTTACTCTAAAGAAGCCAAAGCAAAAAAGTTTGTGGATCAAGTCTTAGATTCTAAATTTTGGAATCAATGTACTGATATTGTTAAGCTTACAGAGCCACTTGTTCATGTATTGCGTATTGTGGATAGTGAAGATAGAGCTGCAATGGGTTTCCTTTATCAAGCTATGTATAAGGCTAGGGAAGACATGGTGAAGAggtttcaaaaaagaaagagggTTGTTGAACCTTATTTGAAGATTTTAGATTCAC AATTTGACAAGCATAAAGACACAATTTCTGGCCTACTAGATGTGATTGAGAGGTATGCTTACGGTGATGCTGATTTGATTACTAAATTGACAAGTGAGAAGAGAATATTTAAGAATGCTGAAGGAGACTTTGGGAGACAGTCTGCAATACGTGAGCGAAGCACTGTGATGCCTG ATCAATGGTGGGAATCTTATGGATGTGGAGCACCAAACCTGCAAAAGTTAGCAATTCGTGTTTTGAGTCAAACTTGCAGTTCTTCAGGTTGTGAGCGTAACTGGAGCATTTTCGAACACATTCACTCAAAGAAAAGGAATCGGTTAGAGCATCAAAAGCTTAATGATCTTGTTTATGTTCATTACAACTTAAGGCTACAACAAAg GAACCGAATGAGAAAGCAAAGTTATGATCCAATTTGTCTTGATGCATTTGAGGATCATTCGGAATGGATAATGGAAGATTCACCACCATTTTTAACTCCTGAAGAAGTTGATGCTTTACGGAATGATCTTACAAATATGTCTCTTCAATCAGCTTTAGATGATTTGG ATGAATTGAATCTGGAAGATGATCGAGATGATGGTGAAGCTAATAATACTTCTGTGGAAAATGCAAATCAGAATGAAACCAATCAGGATGTAGCTCCAGATTTGTCAGATGAAGAAAGATTTCCAGACTTTGAAGTTACTCCTTGGATATAA